From Seriola aureovittata isolate HTS-2021-v1 ecotype China chromosome 16, ASM2101889v1, whole genome shotgun sequence, one genomic window encodes:
- the LOC130183271 gene encoding sodium-dependent neutral amino acid transporter B(0)AT1-like codes for MKLKIPNPGLDERIPSHADLERMEKEEAGERPKWDNKAQYLLTCVGFCVGLGNVWRFPYLCQSHGGGAFMIPFLILLVLEGIPLLHLEFAIGQRLRKGSVGVWRSINPCLTGVGIASLLVSFLVGMYYNTIMAWIMWYLFNSFQSPLPWSQCPLNANRTGLVEECARSTTVDYFWYRETLNTSTGIGESGGLQWWMVLALVAAWSLLYVCCIRGIETSGKAVYVTSTLPYLVLTIFLIRGLTLKGSLEGVKFLFTPDVNELMNPQTWLDAGAQVFYSFSVAFGGLISFSSYNSVHNNCEQDAVLISIINGCTSVYSATVIYSIIGFRATQKYDDCMGDNILELINAFNYPEGTITESNYNEVLTHLNQTQPAIIQGLQIQTCDMQTFLSQGVEGTGLAFIVFTEAITKMPVSPLWAVLFFIMLFCLGLSTMFGNIEGVVVPLQDLRVLPRTWPKEVFCGLTCLISCVFGLIFALRSGNYWLALFDNFAGSIPLLIIGFCEMFAVIYIYGIDRFNKDIEFMIGHKPNMFWQVTWRVVSPLIMIVILIFYFITQISKTLTYLVWDEEAASFPTLEPRPYPSWIYVIIFILAGVPSLAIPVTALFKFIQSKCCKQKDYSDKKLDTISAKIQMSDKKF; via the exons ATGAAGCTGAAGATACCAAACCCAGGACTGGATGAGCGGATCCCCTCTCATGCGGACctggagaggatggagaaagaAGAGGCTGGGGAGAGGCCCAAATGGGACAACAAAGCCCAGTACCTGCTCACCTGTGTGGGCTTCTGTGTGGGACTTGGCAACGTCTGGAGGTTCCCATACCTGTGTCAAAGTCATGGAGGAG GAGCATTTATGATCCCGTTTCTGATCCTGCTGGTTCTGGAGGGAATCCCACTGCTGCACCTGGAGTTTGCCATCGGTCAGCGCCTGAGGAAAGGCAGCGTGGGAGTGTGGAGATCAATCAATCCCTGCCTGACTGGAGTTG GTATTGCATCCTTGCTTGTCTCATTTTTGGTGGGTATGTACTACAACACCATCATGGCCTGGATCATGTGGTATCTCTTCAACTCCTTTCAAAGTCCTCTGCCTTGGAGCCAATGTCCTCTCAATGCTAACAGGACAG GTCTGGTAGAGGAGTGTGCTCGGAGCACCACCGTTGACTACTTCTGGTACAGGGAGACTCTGAACACTTCAACAGGTATCGGTGAGTCTGGGGGCCTGCAGTGGTGGATGGTACTGGCCCTGGTAGCTGCCTGGTCTTTGCTCTACGTCTGCTGCATCCGGGGCATCGAGACCTCTGGAAAG GCTGTGTACGTCACTTCCACTCTGCCATATTTGGTCCTCACCATCTTCCTCATCAGAGGACTGACTCTGAAAGGCTCCCTAGAGGGAGTCAAGTTCCTCTTCACGCCAGAT GTGAATGAGTTAATGAATCCACAAACTTGGTTAGATGCAGGAGCCCAAGTTTTCTATTCCTTCTCTGTGGCTTTTGGAGGTCTCATCTCGTTCTCCAGTTACAACTCTGTTCA CAACAACTGCGAGCAGGATGCCGTTCTCATCTCTATCATCAATGGCTGCACCTCAGTGTACTCTGCAACGGTTATCTACTCTATCATCGGCTTCCGGGCCACGCAAAAATACGATGACTGCATGGGAGA CAACATCCTGGAGCTGATAAATGCCTTCAACTATCCTGAAGGCACTATCACAGAGAGCAACTACAACGAGGTTCTGACGCACCTCAACCAAACGCAACCCGCTATCATTCAAGGGTTGCAAATCCAGACCTGTGACATGCAGACCTTCCTCAGTCAG GGTGTGGAGGGAACAGGTTTGGCCTTCATCGTGTTCACGGAGGCAATCACCAAGATgcctgtttctcctctctgggctgtcctcttcttcatcatgCTCTTCTGCCTCGGCCTCTCGACTATGTTTGGCAACATTGAGGGAGTCGTGGTTCCTTTGCAGGACCTCAGAGTGTTGCCCCGAACTTGGCCCAAAGAAGTTTTCTGTG gtCTGACTTGTTTAATTTCTTGCGTTTTCGGGCTCATATTTGCTCTGCGCTCTGGAAACTACTGGCTGGCTCTTTTTGACAACTTCGCAGGTTCTATCCCCCTTCTGATCATCGGATTctgtgaaatgtttgctgttatCTACATTTATGGGATAGACAG GTTTAACAAGGACATTGAGTTCATGATTGGCCACAAGCCCAATATGTTCTGGCAGGTGACATGGAGAGTGGTTAGCCCACTCATCATGATCGTCATCTTGATTTTCTACTTCATTACCCAAATCTCGAAGACACTCACTTATTTGGTCTGGGACGAGGAGGCG GCGAGCTTCCCCACCCTTGAACCGCGTCCATATCCCTCCTGGATCTacgtcatcatcttcatcttggCTGGAGTTCCCAGTTTAGCCATCCCAGTTACCGCCCTCTTCAAGTTCATCCAGAGCAAATGCTGTAAGCAGAAGGACTACAGTGACAAGAAACTGGACACCATCTctgcaaaaatacaaatgagtgacaaaaagttttaa